A genomic segment from Synchiropus splendidus isolate RoL2022-P1 chromosome 18, RoL_Sspl_1.0, whole genome shotgun sequence encodes:
- the mbd4 gene encoding methyl-CpG-binding domain protein 4: MSQTQPDRTQFRVQPADSDDQSEAEGDQMPLGWTREVKQRKSGKTAGKLDVYIISPNGRKFRSRASLQAFLSKQDDGSINIDLFKFTTPKQRPSVELPSSQKKQRRKNQRLVKEHCAGALHPADITCSNDSDCPGDMKSSTVLDMSHDLQTRGAQNLLMTTEDNRKTQRSPQRVGLLKEKLLRLADSVAQPESLGKETQPCDVVALESECEEGEIQIHTPGNNNSDPAVGADSRHDLEEEAALPDITGGSGTLERSSQNKSKGFNDKRKTSPYFCRKAHQDALSPPRRKVFKKWTPPRSPFNLVQETLFHDPWKLLVATIFLNKTSGKMAIPVLWQFFHRYPSAEAARQADWKPMSELMKPLGLYELRAKTIIKFSDEYLTKQWRYPVELHGIGKYGNDSYRIFCVEEWREVTPEDHKLNKYHAWLWENHETLGI; encoded by the exons ATGAGTCAAACACAGCCAGACCGGACGCAGTTTCGGGTTCAACCTGCTGACAGTGATGACCAGTCTGAAGCTGAAGGAGATCAAATGCCCCTCGGCTGGACTCGAGAGGTGAAGCAGAGGAAATCAGGCAAAACTGCAGGCAAACTGGATGTCTACATCATAAG TCCTAATGGGAGAAAGTTCAGATCAAGAGCGTCGCTCCAAGCATTTCTCTCAAAGCAAGATGATGGAAGTATCAACATTGACCTCTTCAAATTCACCACTCCAAAGCAGAGGCCATCAGTGGAGTTACCGTcatcccaaaagaaacagagGCGGAAGAATCAACGACTAGTCAAGGAACATTGTGCAGGCGCCCTACATCCAGCTGACATCACATGCTCGAATGACAGTGACTGTCCTGGTGACATGAAGTCTTCAACTGTGTTGGACATGAGCCATGACCTTCAAACACGTGGTGCTCAAAACCTGCTCATGACAACAGAGGACAATCGCAAAACGCAAAGGAGCCCTCAGAGAGTGGGGctgctgaaagagaaacttCTGAGACTTGCTGATTCTGTAGCCCAACCGGAGAGCTTGGGTAAAGAAACACAGCCATGTGATGTcgtggctttggagagtgagTGCGAAGAAGGTGAGATCCAGATTCACACTCCAGGTAACAACAATTCTGATCCGGCGGTTGGGGCTGACAGCCGTCACGATCTGGAAGAGGAGGCAGCATTACCTGACATCACTGGGGGAAGCGGTACACTGGAGAGGAGCAGCCAGAATA aGTCCAAAGGCTTCAATGACAAGCGAAAAACAAGTCCATATTTCTGCAGAAAGGCTCACCAAGATG CTCTTAGCCCGCCGAGAAGGAAGGTCTTTAAGAAGTGGACCCCACCGCGCTCACCTTTCAACCTGGTTCAGGAAACCCTGTTCCATGACCCATGGAAGCTTCTGGTGGCGACTATATTTCTGAACAAGACCAGTG GAAAGATGGCCATCCCGGTTCTTTGGCAGTTTTTTCACAGGTACCCGTCTGCAGAGGCGGCCCGACAGGCGGACTGGAAGCCCATGTCTGAACTCATGAAGCCTCTTGGCCTTTATGAGCTCAGAGCCAAAACCATCATCAAGTTCTCTG ATGAATACCTGACTAAACAGTGGCGTTACCCAGTCGAGCTGCACGGGATCGGGAAGTATGGTAATGACTCATACCGAATCTTCTGTGTGGAAGAATGGCGAGAG GTGACACCAGAGGATCACAAGCTGAACAAATATCACGCCTGGCTTTGGGAGAACCATGAGACACTTGGAATCTGA